One genomic window of Caenorhabditis elegans chromosome I includes the following:
- the prhg-1 gene encoding Pleckstrin homology domain-containing family G member 7 (Confirmed by transcript evidence), with translation MTSEAPALTLFHHIRGNQLIKPPEEGEPQTIHPNKEQLSRRHAIIPDQPSENQETSSQGCCSSDNVIIVPHVQISPNESHLFNRAISSGGGLLADSNKITSIDLQRATIASQAFYAEASEPQKNRSPWILKRLYEWSGRAKRREIIKHVQAALETSKDHEIEDDELEKLLPVSFEEMFMGDETTTIPSSKHKYLQAVWELFHTELVFLYRQLFVLRDVYKEPLKRCQVEGCLLLVEPDLLFGNLDQLCRISRTFCQSFLSLLSTVDKENWDCTQLVVDLFERFSKGPSTISAYQAYCINYKATMEYLGSIRQKEERFTEFERICLADERCFRLQLEDLLIAPLQRITRLPILLREIHKRSEEEESKGKVEKVIDTMTESLRSIDDSVQWLHNFERLQQLQTQVVWPNISDLEPKSYVPDFLRVALSRQFCENLLAHPRRKLIHEGPLELVENGRTVDMYAFLFNDMFVLTKTKKCASKLKVKGVPIGKSEHYIVQRQPVPLDSCVFCDADSNDQATPMSLKFAFVIIHLTRYYQVVGIYTLQAADKADKELWIEKFQESIENYESIQLKDMLKCTPLFSSLSLRRCSSSRLMSKSESNSPQLPKEKEKEKEEKKECCSSSTCNNQAPP, from the exons ATGACGAGTGAAGCTCCGGCTCTCACATTGTTCCATCACATACGAGGAAATCAATTGATTAAGCCG CCAGAAGAAGGAGAGCCCCAAACAATTCACCCTAACAAGGAGCAACTTTCCCGTCGCCATGCAATCATTCCTGATCAGCCAAGTGAGAATCAGGAGACCTCATCCCAAGGGTGCTGCTCGTCGGACAATGTGATCATTGTCCCACATGTTCAAATATCCCCTAACGAGAGTCACCTGTTCAATAGGGCAATCAGCTCCGGCGGAGGATTGTTGGCAG attcaaataaaatcacaTCGATCG atcttcAACGTGCCACAATAGCCTCTCAAGCCTTCTATGCAGAAGCTTCCGAGCCGCAGAAAAATCGATCGCCCTGGATTCTGAAGAGACTTTACGAGTGGTCGGGCAGAGCAAAACGGAGGGAGATTATTAAGCATGTGCAGGCCGCGTTGGAGACTTCTAAGGATCATGAGATTGAGGATGATGAGCTGGAAAAGTTGTTG CCAGTATCCTTTGAGGAAATGTTCATGGGAGACGAGACCACGACAATTCCCTCATCCAAACACAAATACCTTCAAGCGGTATGGGAGCTGTTCCACACGGAGCTCGTCTTCCTCTATCGTCAGCTCTTCGTGCTCCGCGATGTTTACAAGGAGCCGCTGAAGAGATGTCAAGTCGAGGGATGTCTACTGCTTGTCGAGCCGGACCTCcttttcggaaatttggaTCAACTCTGCAG AATATCTCGAACCTTCTGTCAATCGTTCCTCTCGTTGCTCAGTACGGTAGACAAGGAGAATTGGGACTGCACACAGCTAGTTGTGGACTTGTTTGAAAGG TTCTCCAAAGGCCCCTCCACAATTTCGGCCTACCAAGCCTACTGCATCAACTACAAGGCAACCATGGAATATCTCGGCTCAATTCGACAGAAAGAGGAACGATTCACGGAATTCGAGCGGATATGTCTGGCCGATGAACGATGCTTCCGTCTACAGCTCGAGGATCTTTTGATCGCACCGCTTCAACGAATCACTCGGCTTCCGATCCTTCTCCGCGAGATTCACAAAAGATCGGAGGAAGAGGAGAGTAAGGGAAAGGTGGAGAAGGTGATCGACACAATGACGGAATCACTCCGATCGATTGATGATAGTGTGCAGTGGCTTCATAATTTTGAGAGGCTTCAGCAGTTGCAGACACAGGTTGTCTGGCCGAATATAAGCGACTTGGAGCCCAAGTCTTATGTCCCTGAT TTCCTCCGCGTCGCCTTATCCCGTCAATTCTGCGAGAACCTTCTGGCTCATCCGCGTCGAAAGCTTATCCACGAAGGCCCCCTCGAGCTTGTGGAAAACGGGCGGACCGTTGATATGTACGCGTTTCTATTCAACGACATGTTTGTGCTGactaaaactaaaaagtgCGCTTCGAAGCTGAAAGTG AAAGGAGTCCCAATCGGGAAATCCGAGCACTACATCGTCCAACGACAGCCGGTACCGTTGGATTCTTGCGTGTTCTGTGATGCGGACTCCAACGACCAGGCAACGCCGA TGTCCCTAAAATTCGCGTTCGTCATAATTCACCTAACCCGCTACTACCAAGTCGTCGGCATCTACACCCTACAAGCCGCCGACAAGGCGGACAAGGAGCTGTGGATCGAAAAGTTCCAGGAATCGATCGAAAACTACGAGTCGATACAGTTGAAGGACATGCTCAAGTGTACACCGCTCTTCTCCAGTCTTAGTTTGAGAAG atgctccAGCTCCCGTCTAATGTCGAAATCCGAGTCGAATTCTCCGCAGCTTCCAAAGgaaaaagagaaggaaaaggaggagaagaaggagTGCTGCTCTTCGTCGACTTGTAATAATCAAGCTCCCccataa